From Homalodisca vitripennis isolate AUS2020 chromosome 1, UT_GWSS_2.1, whole genome shotgun sequence, the proteins below share one genomic window:
- the LOC124362858 gene encoding sodium- and chloride-dependent neutral and basic amino acid transporter B(0+)-like isoform X2, producing the protein MVIVAIGRLKIQLGPKPNLQDHSYQHSTSWRCLPGFGSVMAALSLAVSLANITRLPTVVLQHGGGSFLAVYVAIAVVFGVPLVFLEVLLGQFCQEGTTKLWRAVPLFKGIGFLKVLVSILASIYYPVIMAVALFYVVWSAKGPLPMTECKYLPYQGGAVKRTSTYGDACLERTLLSQPDHDPMWFLVSIALLFVIWALVMLCLCRNARSYRGSAFLLLAAVIAALSALTTEQLGINARGLNALFQFDYNYILKCDTWYYAVVQVFLSTQIGFGNITTTSGRIYAKSNAFWITLVFMVCNLAVGVGFTCLVYMWKARLEDQGISLSQPDIPELFVLTFMYDVITRTFTSDVQLWAIIAFLAVVFAGLTSMMAMVFTVTTTVIVESKERWKPWIITGGFCVICFLAGIICLLPEKLELVHMLEHYVVSRIIIMATAIELIGFVWIYGSHHLYNDFEFVLGYKLTCIWNLIWAITPPLLITLQIWSIISMPVTGTTTKTDPEWLYFTGWSVVGGAWLFVFIVAIWQIVMQVDYNIWQKFLSSLKPSRNWGPVDPIQRHGWIVWREQCTLSGERDFTLKRRGTRDYTHSVRNAPSDTLGTRYYPQYTKPSNEKTAIDPMGTFTINSVPNYNSTQATDAALRGVGAPYIVQLDSQDLDHVCWRKDLTTSRSRPS; encoded by the exons AGTTGGCGATGTCTGCCCGGATTTGGCTCAGTTATGGCAGCTCTCTCCTTGGCAGTCAGTCTTGCCAATATCACCAGGCTACCAACAGTTGTCCTGCAACATGGTGGAG GTTCATTCTTGGCAGTGTATGTTGCGATCGCAGTTGTGTTCGGAGTTCCACTTGTATTCTTAGAAGTCCTGTTGGGCCAGTTTTGTCAAGAAGGTACCACTAAACTTTGGAGGGCAGTGCCTCTATTCAAAG GTATTGGCTTTTTAAAAGTGCTTGTGTCGATCTTGGCCTCAATCTATTACCCGGTGATCATGGCAGTTGCTCTCTTCTATGTGGTGTGGAGTGCCAAGGGTCCTCTACCTATGACTGAGTGCAAGTACCTTCCTTATCAG ggTGGTGCAGTGAAACGAACCTCAACATATGGAGACGCTTGTCTAGA GCGCACTTTACTCTCACAGCCTGACCACGACCCCATGTGGTTCCTCGTCAGTATAGCTCTACTATTCGTTATCTGGGCTCTCGTAATGCTTTG CCTCTGCAGAAACGCACGATCATACAGAGGAAGTGCGTTTCTTTTGTTGGCAGCAGTGATTGCCGCTTTATCAGCCCTGACAACGGAACAACTGGGAATAAACGCCAGAGGCCTCAATGCTCTGTTTCAGTTcgattataattacattttgaagtgtgat ACATGGTATTATGCTGTTGTTCAAGTATTTCTTTCGACACAAATTGGGTTTGGAAACATAACAACTACATCGGGAAGGATATACGCAAAAAGTAATGCCTTCTG gATAACCCTGGTGTTCATGGTGTGTAACCTGGCTGTGGGAGTAGGATTCACCTGCCTAGTGTACATGTGGAAGGCCAGACTGGAGGATCAAGGCATCTCACTGTCCCAGCCAGACATCCCTGAGTTATTTGTGTTGACGTTTATGTATGACGTTATCACTCGTACATTCACCTCCGATGTGCAGCTGTGGGCCATCATTGCCTTCCTGGCTGTAGTGTTTGCTGGACTCACCAGCATG ATGGCAATGGTGTTCACTGTAACTACAACTGTCATCGTGGAATCTAAGGAGAGGTGGAAACCATGGATAATAACCGGAGGCTTCTGTGTCATTTGCTTCCTTGCTGGCATCATCTGCTTACTACCA GAAAAACTAGAGCTGGTGCACATGCTGGAACATTATGTAGTGAGCCGCATCATCATCATGGCAACGGCTATTGAACTGATTGGCTTCGTCTGGATCTACGGAAGTCACCACTTATACAACGACTTTGAGTTTGTCTTAGGCTACAAACTGACCTGCATCTGGAACTTGATCTGGGCCATTACTCCCCCTCTACTCATT acaCTACAGATCTGGTCAATAATTTCGATGCCAGTGACTGGGACCACGACGAAAACGGATCCAGAGTGGTTATACTTCACAGGCTGGTCAGTTGTTGGTGGAGCCTGGCTGTTTGTGTTCATTGTGGCAATCTGGCAGATTGTCATGCAAGTAGACTACAACATCTGGCAg AAATTCTTGTCGTCGCTGAAACCATCACGCAACTGGGGGCCTGTGGATCCCATACAACGACATGGCTGGATAGTGTGGCGTGAGCAGTGCACATTGAGCGGAGAACGAGACTTTACATTGAAGCGACGAGGCACCAGAGACTATACACACTCTGTCCGAAATGCTCCCAGCGACACTCTTGGTACTAG GTACTATCCGCAATACACAAAGCCCAGTAATGAGAAAACTGCTATTGACCCAATGGGGACATTCACTATCAATTCAGTGCCCAACTACAATTCGACGCAAGCGACAGATGCAGCCCTACGCGGTGTGGGAGCTCCCTACATCGTCCAGCTTGACAGTCAAGACCTAGACCACGTCTGCTGGAGGAAGGACCTCACCACGTCCAGGAGTAGGCCATCATGA